Proteins encoded within one genomic window of Actinoplanes octamycinicus:
- the sigK gene encoding ECF RNA polymerase sigma factor SigK has protein sequence MSRRAQHLSPVSDPDPAGRPDASDLLRAVGRGDEQAFARLYDLVAPRVYGLIRRVLRDPAQAEEVAQEALVEVWRTAARFDPGGGSATAWVFTIAHRRAVDRVRAEQAAADRTVRVGAASLDTPYDEVADEVSGRLERQQVRNCLDELTGLQRQVVTMAYYQGHSYPQVAELLETPLGTVKTRMRDGLIRLRDCLGVGVTA, from the coding sequence ATGAGTCGCCGGGCGCAGCATCTGAGCCCGGTGTCCGACCCGGACCCGGCGGGACGCCCGGATGCGAGCGACCTGTTACGGGCGGTCGGCCGCGGTGACGAGCAGGCCTTCGCGCGGCTCTACGACCTGGTGGCGCCCCGGGTGTACGGGCTGATCCGGCGGGTGCTGCGCGATCCGGCGCAGGCCGAGGAGGTGGCGCAGGAGGCCCTGGTGGAGGTGTGGCGAACCGCGGCCCGGTTCGACCCCGGTGGCGGGTCCGCGACGGCGTGGGTGTTCACGATCGCGCATCGGCGGGCGGTCGACCGGGTCCGTGCCGAGCAGGCGGCGGCCGATCGGACCGTCCGGGTCGGGGCGGCGTCGCTCGATACGCCGTATGACGAGGTGGCCGATGAGGTGTCCGGGCGGCTGGAGCGGCAGCAGGTGCGTAACTGCCTGGACGAGCTGACCGGCCTGCAACGGCAGGTGGTCACCATGGCGTACTACCAGGGGCACTCGTATCCGCAGGTCGCGGAGTTGTTGGAGACGCCGCTGGGCACGGTGAAGACGCGGATGCGCGATGGGCTGATCCGGCTGCGTGACTGCTTGGGCGTGGGGGTGACGGCATGA
- a CDS encoding serine/threonine-protein kinase: MEPDNDNSAGERPQELVVADRYRLLALAGSGGMGRVWRAHDDLLDREVAVKEVLAPAALPYLDRTEILRNTVREARAAARLDHPNVIRIFDVVRAAGRSWIVMEYVPSRSLHDIVTRDGPLTHRHAARIAATLLDALDAAHRAGVLHLDVKPHNVLIAEDGRVVLTDFGLATIVAVPPGHDEPLLGSPHYIAPERLRDGVSSRQADLWSLGATLYAAVEGRPPFCRATTAESLAALLTHAPDLPQHPGPLHPVIAGLLTADPEQRLTAADARSALRDLTRRAVGVHAVPAPRRPADNAVRYRSAAAPVPAATAPPVEPASGSTPTRWRGLLLAGVATAVLAVGTTAAVRAYGDDRIAPPTPTAVASPIGACPATDATALTGSSRDDDAPISLPDGWLWHADPAGFALAVPRGWHRGTTDSGICFGDPGGLRSFTVQRGGPINGQPLRRWEDAEQQALPGYQKISMGLLLITGGGADWEYSWQPATGVRLHTYRMLLAAGEDRSYALTWTTRDADWSLDLPIQRTFVNGFRDSSRPAVTWTIPGPRG; this comes from the coding sequence GTGGAACCGGACAACGACAACAGCGCCGGCGAGCGGCCTCAGGAGCTGGTGGTGGCCGACCGGTATCGGCTGCTCGCGCTGGCCGGGTCCGGGGGCATGGGCCGGGTGTGGCGCGCCCATGACGACCTGCTGGACCGGGAAGTCGCGGTCAAAGAGGTTCTCGCGCCGGCCGCTCTGCCCTACCTCGACCGCACCGAGATCCTGCGCAACACGGTCCGGGAAGCGCGGGCGGCGGCCCGGCTCGATCACCCCAACGTCATCCGGATCTTCGACGTGGTCCGCGCGGCCGGCCGGTCCTGGATCGTCATGGAGTACGTGCCGTCCCGCTCGCTGCACGACATCGTGACTCGCGACGGCCCGCTGACCCACCGGCACGCGGCCCGGATCGCCGCGACGCTGCTGGACGCACTCGACGCCGCCCACCGGGCCGGGGTGCTGCACCTAGACGTCAAACCGCACAACGTGCTGATCGCCGAGGACGGCCGGGTCGTGCTCACCGACTTCGGCTTGGCGACCATCGTGGCCGTCCCGCCCGGCCACGACGAGCCGCTCCTCGGCTCACCGCACTACATCGCCCCGGAACGGCTACGCGACGGGGTCTCCAGCCGGCAGGCCGACCTGTGGTCGCTGGGCGCCACCCTGTACGCGGCCGTGGAAGGCCGGCCACCGTTCTGCCGCGCGACCACCGCCGAGTCCCTGGCGGCCCTGCTGACCCACGCCCCTGATCTGCCGCAACATCCGGGACCGCTGCACCCTGTCATCGCCGGCCTGCTCACCGCCGACCCAGAACAGCGGCTGACCGCAGCCGACGCGCGATCGGCGTTGCGGGATCTGACCCGCCGGGCCGTCGGCGTCCACGCTGTTCCGGCGCCACGCCGCCCGGCCGACAACGCGGTCCGATACCGCTCAGCAGCCGCGCCGGTGCCCGCCGCGACTGCCCCGCCCGTGGAGCCCGCCTCCGGATCGACACCGACCCGCTGGCGGGGCCTGCTTCTGGCCGGCGTCGCCACGGCCGTGCTGGCCGTCGGCACCACCGCCGCGGTCCGCGCGTACGGCGATGACCGGATCGCACCGCCCACCCCGACCGCCGTCGCCAGCCCGATCGGCGCATGCCCCGCGACCGACGCCACGGCGCTGACCGGCTCCTCCCGTGACGACGACGCGCCGATCTCGCTGCCGGACGGCTGGCTGTGGCATGCGGACCCGGCCGGGTTCGCTCTCGCGGTGCCCCGGGGCTGGCACCGCGGCACCACGGACAGCGGCATCTGCTTCGGTGATCCCGGGGGCCTCCGGTCGTTCACCGTGCAGCGCGGTGGTCCGATCAACGGCCAACCACTGCGCCGCTGGGAGGACGCCGAGCAGCAAGCCCTACCTGGCTACCAGAAGATCAGCATGGGACTGCTTCTGATCACCGGTGGCGGTGCCGACTGGGAGTACTCCTGGCAGCCGGCGACCGGGGTCCGGCTGCACACCTACCGGATGCTGCTGGCCGCCGGCGAGGACCGCTCGTACGCGCTGACCTGGACCACCCGGGACGCTGATTGGAGTCTTGACCTGCCGATCCAGCGCACCTTCGTCAACGGTTTCCGTGACTCGTCGAGACCTGCGGTGACCTGGACCATCCCCGGCCCGCGAGGCTGA
- a CDS encoding anti-sigma factor — MTADIHSLVGAYVLDAVDDLERVAVDRHLRECDPCRIEAAELAQAAARLADGAWSVPPPRLRDNVLATVATTRQVPVETPRRSRRAYRTRWVAAAAAVVAAAGAGTAVFTIQELRVRDERTAVEAARAREAEVRGILAAPDVKLREQPLVGGGKVTVAYSRLRDSGVILMAADAAPAGGQVFQLWTVRAGKPVSEKVLAAGQTSAVTVVHGMSTASSVGVSVEPPGGSPEPTRPVAGVKTI, encoded by the coding sequence ATGACCGCGGACATTCATTCACTGGTCGGCGCATATGTGCTGGACGCGGTCGACGATCTCGAACGGGTCGCCGTCGACCGGCACCTGCGCGAGTGCGACCCGTGCCGGATAGAGGCAGCCGAGTTGGCTCAGGCCGCTGCGCGGCTGGCCGACGGCGCCTGGTCGGTGCCACCGCCGCGGCTGCGTGACAACGTCCTGGCCACGGTCGCGACGACCCGGCAGGTGCCGGTGGAGACTCCGCGCCGGTCCCGGCGGGCGTACCGGACCAGGTGGGTTGCCGCGGCCGCCGCGGTGGTCGCGGCGGCCGGCGCGGGCACGGCCGTCTTCACGATTCAGGAGCTTCGGGTACGTGACGAGCGCACCGCCGTCGAAGCCGCGCGCGCCCGGGAGGCCGAGGTGCGGGGCATCCTGGCCGCGCCGGACGTGAAACTGCGCGAGCAGCCACTGGTCGGCGGCGGCAAGGTGACCGTGGCGTACTCGCGGCTGCGGGACTCCGGGGTGATCCTGATGGCCGCGGACGCCGCACCGGCCGGCGGTCAGGTGTTCCAGCTGTGGACGGTCCGAGCCGGTAAGCCGGTGTCGGAGAAGGTGCTCGCCGCCGGCCAGACCTCGGCCGTCACGGTGGTCCACGGCATGTCGACGGCGTCCTCGGTCGGCGTCTCGGTGGAACCGCCCGGCGGATCGCCGGAGCCGACGAGGCCGGTGGCCGGCGTGAAAACAATCTGA
- a CDS encoding fasciclin domain-containing protein produces MRATKFTALAAATLFAISLSACGSDSDDSNSGGTTAAAPTMTSAAPSMAPSMSTDMVNFGPGCAAVPTDPANAGSFEAMGKVPVATAASGNPLLSTLVTAVKKAGLVDSLNSADGITVFAPTNDAFAKIPKATLDKVLADKKTLTSILTYHVVPGKLTPADLAGTHKTLQGQDLTVTGSGEAFKVGTDSASVVCGNVQTANANVYIIDSVLMPKS; encoded by the coding sequence ATGCGTGCAACCAAGTTCACCGCCCTGGCCGCCGCCACCCTGTTCGCGATCTCCCTGTCCGCCTGCGGCAGTGATTCCGACGACAGCAACAGTGGCGGGACGACGGCTGCGGCGCCGACGATGACCTCGGCGGCGCCCAGCATGGCCCCGAGCATGAGCACCGACATGGTGAACTTCGGCCCGGGGTGTGCGGCGGTGCCGACCGATCCGGCGAACGCCGGCAGCTTCGAGGCGATGGGCAAGGTGCCGGTGGCCACCGCCGCGTCCGGCAACCCGCTGCTGTCCACCCTGGTCACGGCCGTGAAGAAGGCCGGTCTGGTGGACTCGCTGAACTCGGCCGACGGGATCACCGTGTTCGCGCCGACCAACGACGCGTTCGCCAAGATCCCGAAGGCGACCCTGGACAAGGTGCTGGCCGACAAGAAGACGCTGACCAGCATCCTCACCTACCACGTGGTGCCCGGCAAGCTCACCCCGGCCGACCTGGCCGGCACCCACAAGACGCTGCAGGGCCAGGACCTGACCGTGACCGGCAGTGGCGAGGCCTTCAAGGTCGGCACGGACAGCGCGTCGGTGGTCTGCGGCAACGTCCAGACCGCGAACGCCAACGTCTACATCATCGACTCCGTTCTGATGCCGAAGAGCTGA
- a CDS encoding transposase translates to MRPITGHDRHAGQADFGAACTDCPLRPQCTTAKTGRHITISRWETHLSTARTRQTDPAWKADYQATRPKVERKIAHLMRRRHGGRHARMRGLHRVAADFTLLVP, encoded by the coding sequence ATCCGCCCGATCACCGGCCACGACCGGCACGCCGGCCAAGCCGACTTCGGCGCCGCCTGCACCGACTGCCCGCTACGCCCGCAATGCACCACAGCGAAAACCGGCCGGCACATCACCATCAGCCGCTGGGAAACCCACCTGAGCACCGCCCGCACCCGACAGACCGACCCCGCCTGGAAAGCCGACTACCAAGCCACCCGACCCAAAGTCGAACGCAAGATCGCCCACCTGATGCGCCGCCGCCACGGCGGACGCCACGCCCGCATGCGCGGACTGCACCGCGTCGCCGCCGACTTCACCCTCCTAGTGCCCTGA
- a CDS encoding helix-turn-helix domain-containing protein yields the protein MNTQPRPNTAFRAARLALRLSQDEFAERIREAGAPMTKRTVQRYESGEIPNPRPATARALEIVTRLPISSLGFPADVDAVVVDDGRGGHDLEVRHTPVPVTGPARTAGGYSGVWLSRYEFFSSSRESTYAGLHYVVLLQHDDQLTVRSVPGSAASSLTMDLTVDGNVLTGTWTEQTDPQGHYKGARYHGAIQLLAEPTGRRLAGKWIGFGKDMDVNTGPWELTFQDASTSKAALAKFDRRPEAEHRP from the coding sequence ATGAATACGCAGCCCCGGCCGAACACCGCGTTTCGCGCCGCTCGGCTCGCCCTGCGGCTCTCCCAGGACGAGTTCGCCGAGCGGATCCGCGAGGCGGGCGCGCCCATGACTAAGCGAACGGTTCAGCGCTACGAGTCCGGCGAGATTCCCAACCCGCGGCCAGCGACCGCGCGGGCGCTGGAGATCGTTACTAGGCTCCCTATTTCCTCGCTCGGCTTCCCCGCCGACGTCGACGCCGTGGTGGTCGACGACGGGCGTGGCGGCCACGATCTCGAAGTCCGCCACACTCCGGTCCCAGTGACCGGCCCGGCCCGGACCGCCGGCGGTTACTCGGGCGTTTGGCTCAGCCGCTACGAGTTCTTCAGCAGCAGCCGGGAGAGCACGTACGCCGGGCTGCACTACGTCGTGCTGCTCCAGCACGACGACCAGCTGACCGTGCGCTCGGTGCCCGGCTCGGCGGCGTCCTCGCTAACTATGGACCTCACCGTGGACGGCAACGTGCTGACCGGCACGTGGACCGAGCAGACCGACCCACAGGGGCACTACAAGGGTGCTCGCTACCACGGCGCGATCCAGCTGCTCGCCGAGCCGACCGGGCGCCGGCTGGCTGGCAAGTGGATCGGATTCGGCAAGGACATGGACGTCAACACCGGCCCGTGGGAGCTGACCTTCCAGGACGCCAGCACCAGCAAGGCGGCGCTGGCAAAGTTCGACCGGAGGCCTGAGGCCGAGCATCGGCCCTAG
- a CDS encoding IS630 family transposase, translating into MADPVRVRRLSDQEGQTLLRITRRGTGSPIRLRRAMVVLASAGGNTVPAIARLVQADEDTIRQVIHRFNETGMASLDPRWAGGRPRQISPDDEQFIVTTAKARPESLGRPFTRWSIRKLADYLTLQPARSIEIGRERLRQILHHNGITFQRTKTWKESTDPDRDAKLARIEYVSSHMPQRVFAFDEFGPLAVRPHGGAGWAPAGHPDRLPANYHKLHGVRQFHGCYSVGDDQLWGVVRRRKGAAQTLAALKSIRRARPDGAPIYIILDNLSAHKGKRIRAWAARNKVELCFTPTYASWANPIEAQFGPLRTFVIAGSNHPNHTVLARKLHAYLRWRNAHARHPDVLDAQRRERARVRSERQRRWGQPATRAA; encoded by the coding sequence GTGGCAGATCCAGTACGCGTGCGGCGGCTCAGTGACCAGGAAGGTCAAACGCTGCTGCGCATCACTCGCCGGGGCACCGGCTCACCGATCCGATTACGCCGGGCCATGGTCGTGCTCGCATCCGCGGGCGGGAACACAGTGCCGGCCATCGCCCGGCTCGTGCAGGCCGACGAGGACACGATCCGGCAGGTCATCCACCGGTTCAACGAGACAGGGATGGCCAGCCTGGACCCTCGGTGGGCGGGTGGCCGTCCCCGCCAGATCAGTCCTGACGACGAGCAGTTCATCGTCACGACGGCCAAGGCGCGCCCCGAGAGTCTGGGGCGGCCGTTCACCCGGTGGAGCATCCGCAAACTCGCCGACTATCTGACCTTGCAGCCCGCCCGGTCCATCGAGATCGGGCGGGAACGGCTGCGGCAGATCCTGCACCACAACGGCATCACCTTCCAGCGGACCAAGACCTGGAAGGAATCCACCGACCCCGACCGCGACGCCAAACTCGCCCGCATCGAGTACGTGAGCAGCCACATGCCGCAGCGGGTGTTCGCGTTCGACGAGTTCGGGCCCCTCGCAGTCCGCCCCCATGGCGGTGCCGGCTGGGCACCTGCCGGGCATCCCGACCGGCTCCCGGCGAACTATCACAAGCTGCATGGGGTGCGGCAGTTCCACGGCTGCTACAGCGTCGGCGACGACCAGCTCTGGGGCGTCGTCCGGCGCCGCAAAGGCGCCGCGCAAACCCTCGCCGCGCTGAAATCCATTCGCCGGGCCCGGCCGGACGGGGCACCGATCTACATCATCTTGGACAATCTGTCCGCGCATAAGGGCAAACGAATCCGTGCCTGGGCGGCCCGCAACAAGGTCGAACTCTGCTTCACACCGACGTATGCGTCCTGGGCCAACCCGATCGAGGCGCAGTTCGGGCCGCTACGCACGTTCGTGATCGCCGGCTCGAACCATCCGAACCACACCGTCCTGGCCAGGAAACTGCACGCCTACCTACGCTGGCGCAACGCCCACGCCCGTCACCCCGACGTCCTGGACGCTCAACGCCGCGAACGAGCCCGCGTCCGCAGCGAACGACAACGACGCTGGGGCCAACCCGCCACCCGAGCGGCCTGA
- a CDS encoding DUF2321 domain-containing protein, translated as MTNTIVTRTTPPAFWGRDGQGDGFRAATVCRRRHEHELSLETYPGPDLGFCPLCGAQVLPDCTHCGKHLRGTSRSVTPVPGKAPAYGVHQRSRTRCSNWRRTSSCSSWSTPS; from the coding sequence ATGACGAACACCATCGTGACCAGGACAACCCCGCCAGCGTTCTGGGGCCGTGACGGCCAGGGTGATGGGTTCCGCGCGGCTACCGTGTGCCGCCGCCGTCATGAGCACGAACTCTCACTGGAGACCTACCCAGGGCCAGACCTCGGTTTCTGCCCGCTGTGCGGCGCACAGGTGCTGCCCGACTGCACTCACTGCGGCAAGCACCTTCGGGGCACAAGCCGCAGCGTGACGCCTGTGCCGGGAAAGGCGCCGGCCTACGGGGTCCACCAACGGTCCAGGACGCGGTGCAGCAACTGGCGCCGAACCAGCAGCTGCAGCAGTTGGTCAACACCGTCCTGA
- a CDS encoding peptidase inhibitor family I36 protein, producing MSQRIKVMVAGAAIATLGTTFLAVSPAYAVSCPSGQYCIYPQLNFGGTPVHYTASTSQLPEPWNDDTFSAINNTSRGLRIYRGSNYGGSHTCIQPHQSIADLTFFSVGRWGSSAKLGSSCG from the coding sequence ATGAGTCAGCGCATAAAGGTCATGGTCGCCGGAGCCGCGATCGCTACTCTGGGAACGACGTTTCTCGCGGTGAGCCCTGCGTACGCCGTCAGCTGCCCGTCGGGGCAGTACTGCATCTACCCGCAGCTGAACTTCGGCGGAACGCCGGTGCACTACACCGCGAGCACAAGCCAGTTGCCTGAGCCCTGGAACGACGACACGTTCTCTGCTATCAACAACACGTCGCGCGGCCTGCGGATCTACCGCGGCAGTAACTACGGGGGTTCCCATACCTGCATTCAGCCGCACCAGTCGATCGCTGACCTGACTTTCTTCTCCGTCGGTCGCTGGGGGTCCTCCGCAAAGCTCGGCAGCTCCTGCGGCTAA
- a CDS encoding zinc finger domain-containing protein, producing the protein MRAGDQQIHPFGVSCPACGAGIGQRCINRIARRPFLRTGQVHESRRRPVVALVVTR; encoded by the coding sequence ATGCGCGCCGGCGATCAGCAGATCCACCCGTTCGGGGTGAGTTGTCCGGCGTGCGGCGCCGGCATTGGTCAGCGATGCATCAACCGGATCGCTCGGCGACCGTTCCTGAGAACCGGCCAGGTCCATGAGAGTCGGCGGCGGCCGGTCGTTGCTCTGGTGGTGACACGGTGA
- a CDS encoding molybdopterin-dependent oxidoreductase, whose amino-acid sequence MSRLRGAICGIVAAGTGIAAAELLAAAVRPGAGPLVAVGGAVIDATPTPVKEFAVRELGTHDKPVLLSVIGVVLILLAATTGIAATRWRAAIPVGTGVLGAAGAAAALSRPAGTVLDAVPAVFGAALAGLALWWLLRERRGAADVVRENGVDRRLVLRLSLLAAGAGVAEAAGLTVSGQRENAAGKSREAIRLPAAADPATPLPNGIAADFTTPNANFYRVDTALTVPRVDPSTWRLKIHGMVDREIELSLADLLRRRLIERDITLNCVSNEVGGPYIGTARWLGVPLAALLGEAGVQSGADQIVARSVEGMTIGTPVATALDGRDTMLAVGMNGEPLPLDHGFPVRMLTPGLYGYAGACKWVTELELTTFDRFDAYWVERGWGQQGTVKTASRIDKPKPFARVEAGTVTVAGVAWAQRRGIAAVEISVDGGPWAKAELLPTASIDTWTQWRFSWKATAGPHSLAVRATDKSGAVQPEARATPFPDGATGWHTISVTVG is encoded by the coding sequence ATGAGCCGGCTGCGCGGGGCGATCTGCGGGATCGTCGCGGCGGGCACCGGGATCGCGGCCGCGGAACTTCTCGCGGCCGCTGTCCGTCCCGGTGCGGGTCCGCTGGTCGCGGTGGGTGGCGCGGTGATCGATGCCACCCCTACCCCGGTCAAAGAATTCGCGGTACGGGAGCTGGGCACCCACGACAAACCGGTGCTGCTCAGCGTGATCGGTGTCGTGCTGATCCTGCTGGCCGCGACGACCGGGATCGCGGCGACGAGGTGGCGGGCCGCGATCCCGGTGGGTACCGGGGTACTCGGTGCGGCGGGGGCGGCCGCCGCACTGTCTCGACCGGCCGGGACCGTGCTGGACGCGGTCCCGGCCGTGTTCGGGGCGGCACTGGCCGGGCTGGCGTTGTGGTGGCTGCTGCGCGAACGGCGCGGCGCCGCTGACGTCGTACGGGAAAATGGGGTTGATCGTCGGTTGGTTCTTCGCCTGTCGTTGCTGGCGGCCGGCGCCGGCGTAGCGGAGGCCGCGGGTCTGACCGTCTCCGGTCAGCGCGAGAACGCGGCAGGCAAGTCCCGGGAGGCGATCCGGCTTCCCGCGGCGGCCGATCCGGCGACACCGCTGCCGAACGGGATCGCAGCGGACTTCACCACACCGAACGCGAACTTCTACCGCGTGGACACCGCCCTGACCGTGCCCCGCGTCGATCCGTCGACGTGGCGGCTGAAGATCCACGGGATGGTCGACCGGGAGATCGAACTGTCCCTGGCCGACCTGCTGCGCCGGCGGCTGATCGAGCGCGACATCACCCTCAACTGCGTGTCCAACGAGGTCGGCGGCCCCTACATCGGCACCGCGCGGTGGCTGGGCGTGCCCCTCGCGGCGCTGCTGGGGGAGGCCGGTGTGCAGAGCGGCGCCGACCAGATCGTGGCCCGCTCGGTCGAGGGGATGACGATCGGCACGCCGGTGGCGACCGCGCTCGACGGCCGCGACACGATGCTCGCGGTCGGGATGAACGGCGAACCGTTGCCGCTCGACCACGGCTTCCCGGTGCGGATGCTGACCCCTGGCCTGTACGGGTACGCGGGCGCCTGCAAATGGGTGACCGAGCTGGAGCTGACCACTTTTGATCGGTTCGACGCGTACTGGGTCGAGCGCGGCTGGGGGCAGCAGGGGACGGTGAAGACCGCGTCGCGGATCGACAAGCCGAAGCCGTTCGCCCGCGTCGAAGCGGGCACGGTGACCGTGGCCGGTGTCGCGTGGGCCCAGCGGCGCGGGATCGCGGCCGTCGAGATCAGCGTCGACGGCGGGCCCTGGGCGAAGGCGGAACTGCTGCCCACCGCCTCGATCGACACCTGGACGCAGTGGCGGTTCAGCTGGAAGGCGACCGCCGGGCCGCACTCGCTCGCCGTGCGCGCCACCGACAAGTCCGGCGCGGTCCAGCCAGAAGCGCGGGCTACCCCGTTCCCGGACGGCGCGACCGGCTGGCACACGATCAGCGTCACCGTGGGTTGA
- a CDS encoding methyl-accepting chemotaxis protein, whose translation MSRLTFGRKLVGGFALTLGLTSIMAVTSAAALTLVVRGNNTAITAATDDLLRAQRLSTAMEGRVSSVRGFLITGKPADLQRTRQDRDAFLDQTARLRDSLGDDSAKQLLDDVTAAETRYTTVLAPLLEKRQSTRDLTQVSQLLTAELVAARQAVQDANAALVDRIRADVELDRAHAATQADQAIIAVTLLGVLALASGVFIARRLNRALRRQVGAAVGHIQSSSAQLEVAAAQQANGGRDQAAALAEITTTISELLITSRQIAEGAQRVSKTAEDTETAARHGDATINQTRASITAIRTQVDQIVQHMLALGEKSQQIGSVVQLVAELAEQTNILAINATIEATGAGEQGRRFAIVAEEIRKLADRTAISAKEIRALIDEIRAAVNTTVVSTEAGAQAVDAGTRNFDEATTAFRTIAQLVSTTNDATREIELSTKQQTTAVEQVNVAAADTARVSREGETGATQTKQTAAHLAALSSDLLALVGTGRTDKNG comes from the coding sequence ATGAGTCGGCTCACCTTCGGCAGAAAACTGGTCGGCGGCTTCGCGCTGACCCTCGGCCTCACTTCGATCATGGCCGTCACCTCGGCCGCCGCGCTGACCCTGGTCGTCCGCGGCAACAACACGGCGATCACCGCGGCGACTGACGACCTGCTCCGGGCACAACGGCTGAGCACCGCGATGGAAGGCCGAGTGTCCAGCGTCCGGGGGTTCTTGATCACCGGCAAACCGGCCGACCTGCAACGCACCCGGCAGGACCGCGACGCCTTCCTCGACCAAACGGCACGGCTACGCGACAGCCTCGGCGACGACTCGGCCAAGCAGCTGCTCGACGACGTCACCGCGGCCGAAACCCGATACACCACGGTGCTGGCGCCCCTGCTGGAGAAGCGGCAGTCGACGCGTGACCTCACACAGGTGAGTCAGCTGCTCACCGCTGAGCTGGTCGCCGCCCGCCAGGCCGTCCAGGACGCCAACGCCGCGCTCGTCGACCGGATACGCGCCGACGTCGAACTCGACCGCGCTCACGCCGCCACGCAAGCCGACCAGGCGATCATCGCCGTCACCCTCCTCGGCGTGCTCGCGCTCGCCAGCGGGGTGTTCATCGCCCGGCGCCTCAACCGGGCCCTACGCCGTCAGGTCGGCGCCGCTGTCGGCCACATCCAGAGTTCGTCTGCGCAACTGGAGGTGGCAGCCGCCCAGCAGGCCAACGGCGGCCGTGACCAAGCCGCCGCCCTGGCCGAAATCACGACGACGATCAGCGAACTCCTGATCACCTCACGTCAGATCGCCGAGGGCGCCCAACGCGTCTCCAAGACCGCCGAGGACACCGAGACCGCCGCCCGCCACGGCGACGCCACCATCAACCAGACCCGCGCCTCCATCACCGCCATCCGCACCCAGGTCGACCAGATCGTGCAGCACATGCTGGCCCTGGGCGAGAAGTCGCAGCAGATCGGATCGGTGGTGCAACTGGTCGCCGAGCTCGCCGAACAAACCAACATCCTGGCCATCAACGCCACCATCGAAGCCACCGGCGCCGGCGAACAAGGCCGTCGCTTCGCCATCGTCGCCGAAGAGATCCGCAAACTCGCCGACCGCACCGCCATCTCCGCCAAAGAGATCCGGGCCCTCATCGACGAGATCCGCGCAGCGGTCAACACCACCGTCGTGTCCACCGAAGCCGGCGCACAGGCAGTCGACGCCGGCACCCGCAACTTCGACGAAGCGACCACCGCCTTCCGCACGATCGCTCAACTCGTCAGCACCACCAACGACGCCACCCGCGAGATCGAACTCTCGACCAAACAACAGACCACCGCCGTCGAACAGGTCAACGTCGCCGCAGCCGACACCGCTCGCGTATCCCGCGAAGGCGAAACCGGCGCCACCCAGACCAAACAGACCGCGGCTCACCTCGCCGCCCTCTCCAGCGACCTGCTGGCACTGGTCGGGACGGGCCGCACCGACAAGAACGGCTGA